The following proteins are co-located in the Fimbriiglobus ruber genome:
- a CDS encoding DHH family phosphoesterase codes for MPLDWTPLVDLIRRHQTFLLMTHVRPDADGLGSQLAVADALAGMGKTARVVIASKLAPRYAFLDPNRDVIEDFRLPGDNFRKVDAVIVMDTGTWNQLGDFGTFLRTLNVPKMVVDHHRTQDDLGGIALVDTSAEATGRLAYEIIRALGQTPSKRAAHHMFMALALDTGWFRHSNTTAETFHLAEELVRLGADPPPLYEQLFECAPVSRLKLVGTALQRMQVRAGGKIAFTEVYLRDYEATGAVPGDTEDLINYPRSIDGVEVALLFIEQPGGGTKISFRSRAKVDVSALAEKFQGGGHKRASGAQSAGDLATTRELVLAAAEDALRAAG; via the coding sequence ATGCCACTGGACTGGACCCCGCTGGTCGATCTCATCCGCCGACACCAGACGTTCCTGCTTATGACCCACGTCCGCCCGGACGCGGACGGGCTTGGATCGCAACTGGCCGTGGCGGACGCGCTGGCCGGAATGGGCAAAACCGCGCGGGTCGTGATCGCCAGCAAACTCGCACCCCGGTACGCGTTCCTCGACCCGAACCGGGACGTGATTGAGGATTTTCGTCTCCCCGGCGACAACTTCCGCAAAGTCGACGCCGTGATCGTAATGGATACAGGAACGTGGAATCAGCTCGGTGATTTCGGCACATTCCTGCGCACGCTGAACGTCCCGAAGATGGTGGTCGACCACCACCGCACGCAGGACGATCTCGGCGGAATCGCCCTGGTCGACACGTCGGCCGAAGCCACTGGGCGCCTCGCGTATGAAATCATTCGGGCCCTCGGGCAAACGCCCTCGAAGCGGGCCGCGCACCACATGTTCATGGCCCTCGCCCTCGACACCGGTTGGTTCCGCCATTCCAACACGACTGCCGAGACATTCCACCTCGCCGAAGAACTGGTCCGCCTCGGTGCCGATCCGCCGCCGCTTTACGAACAGCTCTTTGAATGCGCTCCGGTTTCACGCCTGAAACTGGTCGGGACGGCCCTCCAACGGATGCAAGTTCGGGCGGGGGGGAAGATTGCGTTCACCGAAGTTTACCTCCGCGACTACGAAGCGACCGGCGCGGTCCCGGGCGACACCGAAGACCTCATCAACTACCCGCGCAGCATCGACGGCGTGGAAGTCGCATTGTTGTTTATCGAGCAACCCGGCGGCGGCACCAAGATCAGCTTCCGCTCCCGGGCGAAAGTCGACGTGTCGGCGCTGGCCGAGAAGTTTCAGGGCGGCGGACACAAGCGGGCGTCCGGGGCGCAGTCCGCGGGCGACCTGGCGACGACGCGGGAATTGGTCCTGGCGGCGGCCGAAGACGCGCTGCGGGCGGCCGGGTAG
- a CDS encoding AAA family ATPase, with protein MNSDNHPPGVLPNTTVHDTRPASELFPLLTALRDNVAGVFLGKPEVIHLSLVALLAEGHLLLEDVPGVGKTLLAKAVARSLACSFHRIQFTPDLLPGDLIGTSVFHQSTSTFEFQPGPIFAQVILADEINRATPRTQSALLEAMSERQVTFDGQTRHLGPPFIVLATQNPYEFEGTYPLPESQLDRFMLRLTVGYPDRVAERAILTQHRAGEPVDSLDPVLTPADVIALQQHTRVVRVEAPVAEYILELIDATRTHPDVRLGASTRAALALYRAVQALAVVSGRDYATPDDVKTLAVPVLAHRLMTRAWDQGGRDDAAPIVNDLLKRIRVPV; from the coding sequence ATGAATTCGGATAACCACCCGCCCGGAGTTCTCCCGAACACCACCGTCCATGACACCCGGCCAGCGTCCGAACTGTTCCCGCTCCTGACCGCCTTGCGCGACAACGTGGCGGGGGTGTTTCTCGGCAAGCCCGAAGTGATCCACCTCTCACTCGTCGCCCTCTTGGCCGAAGGGCACCTACTGCTCGAAGACGTGCCCGGGGTTGGGAAAACGCTCCTCGCGAAAGCCGTCGCGCGGAGCCTTGCGTGTTCGTTTCACCGCATTCAATTCACCCCGGACCTGCTCCCGGGCGACCTCATCGGGACCAGCGTTTTTCACCAGTCGACCTCGACGTTCGAGTTCCAGCCCGGGCCGATTTTCGCCCAGGTGATTTTGGCCGACGAAATCAACCGGGCGACCCCGCGGACGCAATCGGCCCTGCTCGAAGCGATGTCCGAGCGGCAAGTCACCTTCGACGGGCAGACCCGCCACCTCGGGCCGCCGTTTATCGTTCTGGCGACCCAGAACCCCTACGAGTTCGAGGGCACTTACCCGCTCCCGGAGAGCCAGCTCGACCGGTTTATGCTCCGGCTGACAGTCGGGTACCCGGACCGCGTGGCCGAACGGGCGATCTTGACCCAGCACCGCGCGGGCGAGCCGGTCGACAGCCTCGACCCAGTCCTGACGCCGGCGGACGTGATCGCGCTCCAGCAGCACACCCGCGTCGTTCGTGTCGAAGCGCCGGTAGCGGAATACATCCTCGAACTGATCGACGCCACCCGCACCCACCCCGACGTTCGCCTCGGGGCCAGCACCCGGGCGGCCCTCGCCCTCTACCGCGCGGTCCAGGCGCTGGCGGTCGTGAGCGGGCGCGATTACGCGACCCCGGACGACGTCAAAACCCTGGCTGTCCCGGTCCTCGCCCACCGACTGATGACCCGGGCCTGGGACCAGGGCGGGCGCGACGATGCCGCCCCGATCGTGAACGACTTGCTGAAAAGAATCCGCGTGCCAGTTTAA
- a CDS encoding DUF58 domain-containing protein — MPDSADPTVPTTKIRLTRTAAVWFLVSVLLAVVGWYKTINLILLLGYTLVALLGVNGWLAWRTTRRVAGRRHPVTPVFPGEEAVATSDLTNSSQWPVTAKVTDRSRDKEVAWLVTPISPGETLLVTARWSFPARGRYPLGPMMIDASYPFGVIHATRPIAEPGSVLVLPSIGRIDLDMFRRWLIRGGAGDGQSRRPARGPATGRGDVRGVRPYRAGDAPRDIHWKTSARRNQLLVREYDRPEPLDLVIAVDPWAPAGAPAVALQRVEWVLSLAATLGRAWCESDDPADLTLIVPGTPPVIRTGRGTPAFVRHAFECLAELSGTPNVPVVPPGLARRRSNRSARLLVSTRAVSPLAAAFRSGGVPFSTIDPSAAPAWFVPPPEAAVSGGRWSG, encoded by the coding sequence GTGCCGGATTCCGCGGACCCGACAGTTCCGACGACCAAAATCCGGCTCACGCGCACGGCCGCCGTCTGGTTCCTGGTGTCCGTCTTGCTCGCCGTCGTCGGGTGGTACAAGACGATCAACTTGATTTTGCTGCTCGGCTATACGCTCGTCGCCTTGCTCGGTGTGAACGGATGGTTGGCGTGGCGGACGACCAGACGGGTCGCGGGCCGCCGTCACCCGGTGACGCCCGTATTTCCTGGGGAAGAAGCAGTCGCCACGAGCGATCTCACAAACTCGTCGCAATGGCCGGTGACCGCCAAGGTGACCGACCGCAGTCGCGACAAGGAGGTGGCCTGGTTGGTGACGCCAATTAGCCCGGGTGAGACGCTGCTCGTGACGGCCCGGTGGTCGTTTCCCGCCCGCGGACGGTACCCGCTCGGGCCGATGATGATCGACGCGTCGTACCCGTTCGGTGTCATTCACGCCACCCGCCCGATCGCCGAGCCGGGTTCCGTACTCGTCCTTCCGTCGATCGGCCGGATCGACCTCGACATGTTCCGCCGGTGGCTGATCCGCGGCGGCGCGGGCGATGGCCAGTCCCGCCGCCCGGCGCGCGGGCCGGCGACCGGACGGGGCGACGTGCGGGGCGTGCGCCCGTACCGCGCGGGTGACGCCCCGCGCGACATCCACTGGAAAACGTCGGCCCGACGCAACCAGCTTCTCGTCCGCGAGTACGACCGCCCCGAACCCCTGGATCTGGTCATCGCCGTCGACCCGTGGGCACCCGCGGGGGCGCCGGCGGTCGCTCTTCAAAGAGTCGAGTGGGTGTTGAGCCTGGCGGCCACGCTCGGTCGGGCCTGGTGTGAGTCCGACGATCCCGCCGACTTGACACTGATCGTTCCCGGTACCCCGCCCGTGATCCGAACGGGCCGCGGGACGCCCGCCTTTGTGCGTCACGCGTTCGAGTGTCTCGCCGAATTGTCGGGCACGCCGAACGTGCCGGTCGTCCCGCCCGGGCTCGCCCGCCGCCGATCGAACCGTTCGGCCCGCCTGTTGGTGAGTACCCGTGCTGTCAGTCCGCTGGCAGCGGCCTTCCGATCGGGCGGAGTTCCGTTCTCGACGATCGATCCGAGTGCGGCGCCGGCGTGGTTCGTGCCGCCCCCCGAGGCCGCAGTCTCTGGCGGGCGCTGGTCTGGTTGA